A genomic window from Blattabacterium cuenoti includes:
- a CDS encoding dihydroorotate oxidase codes for MKKIDISTNINGIKLNPCIMNASGILCTTEKELSDLIHSSSGALITKSCTIKSRKGNLSPRYFEWDIGSINSMGLPNLGIDFYLNFFEKKKYKKPFFLSLSGFSLEENYLLLRKANFSSKINAIELNISCPNIFKKNTILGYNFSKISHFFKNLFKFYKKPLGIKLPPYFEDIHFRKMALILNKYPIHFVTCINSLPNGLFIDFNKESVVIKPKEGFGGIGGRSIKPFALANIRKFYTYLRKDIAIIGCGGISTGKDIFEHLLCGASAVQVGTQFLKEGPTVFDRLIKELIYILKKKNYSSINEIIGKLNFFNKI; via the coding sequence ATGAAAAAAATAGATATTTCTACTAATATTAATGGTATAAAATTAAATCCCTGTATTATGAACGCATCAGGAATACTTTGTACTACAGAAAAAGAATTATCGGATCTTATTCATAGTTCTTCTGGGGCTTTAATTACAAAAAGTTGTACCATAAAATCTAGAAAAGGGAATTTGTCACCAAGATATTTTGAATGGGATATAGGCAGTATTAATTCTATGGGATTACCAAATCTTGGAATTGATTTTTATTTAAATTTTTTTGAAAAAAAAAAATATAAAAAACCATTTTTTTTATCCTTATCAGGATTTTCTTTAGAAGAAAATTATCTTCTTCTTCGTAAAGCAAATTTTTCTTCTAAAATTAATGCTATAGAATTAAATATATCTTGTCCTAATATTTTTAAAAAAAATACAATATTAGGATATAATTTTTCTAAAATTTCACATTTTTTTAAAAATTTATTTAAATTTTATAAAAAACCTTTAGGAATTAAATTACCTCCATATTTTGAGGATATTCATTTTAGAAAAATGGCATTAATTTTAAATAAATATCCTATTCATTTTGTTACTTGTATTAATAGTTTACCAAATGGTCTTTTTATTGATTTTAATAAAGAATCCGTAGTGATTAAACCAAAAGAAGGATTTGGTGGTATTGGAGGTAGATCTATTAAACCATTTGCATTAGCTAATATTCGTAAATTTTATACTTATCTTCGTAAAGATATTGCTATCATAGGATGTGGTGGCATTTCGACTGGAAAAGATATATTTGAACATCTATTATGTGGAGCATCGGCAGTTCAAGTTGGAACACAATTTTTAAAAGAAGGACCAACGGTATTTGATAGATTAATTAAAGAATTAATATATATTTTGAAAAAAAAAAATTATTCCTCTATTAATGAAATTATAGGAAAATTAAATTTTTTTAATAAGATTTAG
- the pyrF gene encoding orotidine-5'-phosphate decarboxylase, with product MEEKEQFFLKIYQLGIIKFGHFTLKSGISSPIYIDFRPIASRPNLLIKLSDLLLKEVSSHTFELICGVPYAALPIATTVSLRSNIPLIIKRKENKGYGTKKMIEGIYKKGQNCLLIEDVITSGDSLLKTIIDLEKEGLIIQNILSILDREQGGIDNLKNRGFNIQTLFRIKEILNMLKQKHLLKKKEIHIIQFFKKKNNKIQKKRISYEEKKEKIIHPIGKKLLEITLKKKTNLIFSADLIHSKNILKLVNLIGDIICGLKLHVDIISDFSFSFITLLKKISIEKKFLLFEDRKFCDVGHTNYLQLHHGIHKISSWADVITVHVISGSDSIKNLKIPSHMGLITVSEMSSNGRLSDDSYIKKALNISLKNPKVIGTVAQRKVDDRLLLFTPGIHFTISKNKGNIYIHPNQAFKKNKSDFIIVGKAIYQSNNPKILAEKYREAGWKAYENGL from the coding sequence ATGGAAGAAAAAGAACAATTTTTTTTAAAAATTTATCAATTAGGAATTATTAAATTTGGTCATTTTACATTAAAAAGTGGAATAAGTTCCCCTATCTATATAGACTTTCGTCCAATTGCTTCTAGACCAAATTTATTAATTAAATTATCGGATTTACTTCTTAAAGAAGTTTCATCTCACACATTTGAATTAATTTGTGGAGTCCCTTATGCTGCTTTACCTATAGCTACCACTGTATCTTTAAGATCTAATATCCCTTTAATTATTAAAAGAAAAGAAAATAAAGGATATGGAACAAAAAAAATGATAGAAGGTATTTACAAAAAAGGACAAAATTGTCTTCTCATAGAAGATGTCATAACTAGTGGAGATAGTTTATTAAAAACTATAATAGATCTTGAAAAAGAAGGATTAATTATACAAAATATTTTATCCATTCTTGATCGTGAACAAGGAGGAATAGATAATCTAAAAAATAGAGGTTTTAATATACAAACTTTATTTCGTATTAAAGAAATTTTAAATATGTTAAAACAGAAACATCTTTTAAAAAAAAAAGAAATACATATTATTCAATTTTTTAAAAAAAAAAATAATAAAATACAAAAAAAACGTATTTCTTACGAAGAAAAAAAAGAAAAAATAATTCATCCAATAGGAAAAAAACTTCTTGAAATAACATTAAAAAAAAAAACTAATTTAATATTTTCTGCAGATTTAATACATTCTAAAAATATTTTAAAATTAGTAAATTTAATTGGAGATATAATTTGTGGATTAAAACTTCATGTAGATATTATTAGTGATTTTTCATTTTCTTTCATTACATTACTTAAAAAAATTTCTATAGAAAAAAAATTTTTATTATTTGAAGATAGAAAATTCTGTGATGTAGGCCATACCAATTATCTTCAATTACATCATGGAATACATAAAATATCATCTTGGGCTGATGTAATTACAGTACATGTTATTTCGGGAAGTGATAGTATAAAAAATTTAAAGATACCTTCTCATATGGGATTAATTACGGTATCAGAAATGTCTTCTAATGGAAGATTATCTGATGATTCATATATAAAAAAAGCTTTAAATATTTCTTTAAAAAATCCAAAAGTTATTGGAACTGTTGCACAAAGAAAAGTAGATGATAGATTATTATTATTTACTCCTGGTATACATTTTACTATTTCAAAGAATAAAGGAAATATATATATTCATCCTAATCAAGCTTTTAAAAAAAATAAAAGTGATTTTATTATTGTAGGAAAAGCTATATATCAATCCAATAATCCAAAAATTTTAGCAGAAAAATATAGAGAAGCAGGATGGAAAGCATATGAAAATGGACTTTAA
- a CDS encoding MarC family protein encodes MEWINSLISCFMILFSIIDILGNAPIIMGFKSKGNIIETKKVIITSLLIFLSFLFLGQPLLKIIGIDVHSFSIAGSIVLFLIGLEMILGIDLHKINNNAQTSIVPIAFPLIAGPGSLTTLISLRTTYDVNIILLSLILNMIVVYFVLEKCDIIAQKIGNNGLDILKKIFGIVLLAFAVKIFGSNARQLFI; translated from the coding sequence ATGGAATGGATTAATTCATTAATCAGTTGTTTTATGATTCTTTTTAGTATCATAGATATTCTAGGGAACGCACCTATTATTATGGGGTTTAAATCTAAAGGAAATATTATAGAAACTAAAAAAGTAATTATCACTTCACTTTTGATATTTTTATCTTTTTTATTTTTAGGACAACCTCTTCTAAAAATTATTGGAATAGATGTACACTCTTTTTCTATAGCAGGATCTATTGTTTTATTTTTAATTGGATTAGAAATGATATTAGGAATAGATCTTCATAAAATAAATAATAATGCTCAAACTTCTATTGTCCCAATAGCATTTCCACTTATAGCTGGACCAGGATCGTTAACTACTTTAATTTCTTTAAGAACTACTTATGATGTCAATATTATTCTTTTATCTCTTATTTTGAATATGATAGTAGTTTATTTCGTTTTAGAGAAATGTGATATTATTGCTCAAAAAATAGGAAATAATGGTTTAGATATTTTAAAAAAAATATTTGGAATTGTTTTATTAGCTTTTGCAGTAAAAATTTTTGGATCTAATGCTCGTCAATTATTTATATAA
- a CDS encoding ribonuclease P protein component has protein sequence MKIFSLKKNVGDILEYGNFLSVFPIKIAYFLEKRKKKTTLIKLIGILVKKKIFKKSVHRNKIKRLFRASLLFNKYILEQKINFNKIYIVFIYKGLFLPTFKIIDTSIKKILNQIH, from the coding sequence ATGAAAATTTTTTCATTAAAAAAAAATGTAGGAGATATTCTAGAATATGGAAATTTTTTATCAGTATTTCCTATTAAAATAGCTTATTTTTTAGAAAAAAGAAAAAAAAAAACTACATTAATAAAATTAATTGGTATTTTAGTAAAAAAAAAAATATTCAAAAAATCTGTTCATAGAAATAAAATAAAACGCTTATTCCGAGCTTCACTTTTATTTAATAAATATATTTTAGAACAAAAAATAAATTTTAACAAAATATATATAGTTTTTATTTATAAGGGTTTATTTTTACCGACATTTAAAATAATTGATACATCTATTAAAAAAATATTAAATCAAATTCATTAA
- the fbp gene encoding class 1 fructose-bisphosphatase, whose amino-acid sequence MYTLGEFIIENRDRFTYSTESLLRLFSSIKLAAKAINKEVNKAGLTEKIGSTGITNVQGENQQKLDNFAHKVFIESFKSRNVVCGIASEESKDFILIGENENIGQNKYIVLIDPLDGSSNIDVNVSIGTIFSVYIRKSSMQIDLSIEDFLQKGNQQILSGYIIYGSSTILVYTTGNGVHGFTLDPSVGTFYLSHPNLHFPKIEKIYSINEGNYERFPKGIKNFIKYCQEKKESRPYTARYIGSLVGDFHRNMIQGGIYIYPQTAHSPNGKLRLLYECNPIAFLTEQAGGKASDGKKRILDIEPLYLHQRTPFICGSFSMVSKLEEFIKIETNNNK is encoded by the coding sequence ATGTATACATTAGGAGAATTTATTATAGAAAATAGAGATCGCTTTACTTATTCTACAGAATCTTTATTAAGATTGTTTAGTTCTATAAAATTAGCGGCTAAAGCAATTAATAAGGAAGTAAATAAAGCAGGGTTAACTGAAAAAATAGGAAGTACAGGGATAACTAATGTTCAAGGAGAAAATCAACAAAAATTGGATAATTTTGCACATAAGGTTTTCATTGAATCATTTAAAAGTAGAAATGTAGTTTGTGGAATTGCTTCAGAAGAAAGTAAAGATTTTATATTAATTGGAGAAAATGAAAATATAGGACAAAATAAATATATTGTTTTAATTGATCCACTAGATGGTTCTTCTAATATAGATGTCAATGTATCTATTGGAACTATATTTTCAGTATATATAAGAAAATCTTCTATGCAAATAGATTTATCTATAGAAGATTTTTTACAAAAAGGGAATCAACAAATACTATCCGGATATATTATTTATGGATCTTCCACTATATTAGTTTATACTACAGGAAATGGAGTGCATGGCTTTACATTAGATCCTTCAGTTGGAACTTTTTATTTATCTCATCCTAATCTTCATTTTCCTAAAATAGAAAAAATTTATTCTATTAATGAAGGAAATTATGAAAGATTTCCTAAAGGAATTAAAAATTTTATAAAATATTGTCAAGAAAAAAAAGAAAGTCGTCCATATACAGCACGATATATTGGATCTTTAGTTGGAGATTTTCATAGAAATATGATACAAGGTGGAATATATATTTATCCTCAAACAGCTCATTCGCCAAATGGAAAATTAAGATTACTTTATGAATGTAATCCTATAGCTTTTTTAACAGAACAAGCAGGTGGAAAAGCTTCTGATGGAAAAAAAAGGATTCTCGATATAGAACCTTTATATTTACATCAAAGAACTCCATTTATTTGTGGATCTTTTTCTATGGTTTCTAAATTAGAAGAATTTATAAAAATTGAAACAAATAATAATAAATGA
- a CDS encoding lysophospholipid acyltransferase family protein, whose product MKIIKQSLILLWRSWFFFINIFLIPLWAGASIPFLFKDKYYHIAYWFHQIWARWNLFLMGFWYVLEKDKEILDKNKQYVIISNHSSIMDIMLIYSLMRHHPLVFLGKAELAKLPFFGFVYRKSNILIDRKNLFSCMKVFKKIQEKVDSGKSVCIFPEGRVPKSSIFLDTFKSGAFFIAIKKKIPIIPFTIADIKTKFPSFPFIKGAPGKIRIKQHHSISTTNLSLKDKNFLKKKCFNLIKYQLEKFEKEKIKK is encoded by the coding sequence ATGAAAATTATTAAACAATCATTAATATTATTATGGCGTTCTTGGTTTTTTTTTATCAATATATTTTTAATTCCATTATGGGCTGGAGCTTCTATCCCATTTCTTTTTAAGGATAAATATTATCACATTGCATATTGGTTTCATCAAATATGGGCTAGATGGAATCTCTTTCTTATGGGATTTTGGTATGTTTTAGAAAAAGATAAAGAAATATTAGATAAAAATAAACAATATGTCATCATTAGTAATCATAGTTCTATTATGGATATAATGTTAATTTATTCTTTAATGAGACATCATCCTTTAGTTTTTCTAGGAAAAGCAGAATTAGCTAAACTTCCTTTTTTTGGTTTTGTTTATAGAAAAAGTAATATATTAATCGATAGAAAAAATTTATTCAGTTGCATGAAAGTATTTAAAAAAATACAAGAAAAAGTAGATTCTGGAAAAAGTGTTTGTATTTTTCCAGAAGGGAGAGTTCCTAAATCATCTATTTTTTTAGATACTTTTAAAAGTGGTGCTTTTTTTATTGCTATCAAAAAAAAAATTCCTATTATTCCATTTACTATTGCAGATATAAAAACAAAATTTCCTAGTTTTCCTTTTATAAAAGGGGCTCCTGGAAAAATAAGAATTAAACAACATCATTCTATATCTACAACAAATTTATCTTTAAAAGATAAAAATTTTTTAAAAAAAAAATGTTTCAATTTAATTAAATACCAACTAGAAAAATTTGAAAAAGAAAAAATTAAAAAATAA
- a CDS encoding ribonuclease HI: MVNNHSIHIYTDGSSKGNPGPGGYATFIEKIGTYYRKIISEGFRYTTNNRMELLAVIIGLEKISKKKQNIVVFTDSKYIINTIQNNWIDKWKKNNFYKKKNVDLWIRFLDIFSQHFISFQWIKSHGLNYINDYCDRLSIQASKNKKLKIDHVYEKQNIQNFISS; the protein is encoded by the coding sequence ATGGTAAATAATCATTCAATTCATATATATACCGATGGATCTTCTAAAGGTAATCCTGGCCCTGGAGGATATGCTACTTTTATAGAAAAAATAGGGACTTATTATAGAAAAATTATTTCTGAAGGATTTCGTTATACAACAAATAATCGTATGGAATTATTAGCTGTCATCATTGGTTTAGAAAAAATTTCAAAAAAAAAACAAAATATTGTTGTATTTACGGATTCTAAATATATCATAAATACTATTCAAAATAATTGGATTGATAAATGGAAAAAAAATAATTTTTATAAAAAGAAAAATGTTGATTTATGGATTCGATTTTTAGATATTTTTTCTCAACATTTTATTTCATTTCAATGGATTAAAAGTCATGGACTTAATTATATTAATGATTATTGTGATCGATTATCTATACAAGCTTCAAAAAATAAAAAATTAAAAATAGATCATGTATATGAAAAACAAAATATACAAAATTTTATCTCTAGCTAA
- a CDS encoding RNA methyltransferase: MKKIYSLRNIKIKYLIYKRYDKKIFLVEGVKEFEMAIKGNFSPIEIFICKKIFNQYDIIKPFNHLVIFISFKIFKKLAYRKNSGGIISLFKEKIFNKIKHIKIPKNPFILILDGIEKPGNLGSILRTADAVGVHLIILCNMKTYIFNKNVIRCSLGSVFTKKIFIEETNSIISWLKEKKITILVLGFHKKSIQLYNTKITSNLAIVLGSEKKGASNIWFKNADKIITIPMFGQIDSLNVSNALSIILYEGIRQRKYTTTY, encoded by the coding sequence ATGAAAAAAATATATAGTTTACGCAATATAAAGATTAAGTATTTAATTTATAAAAGATATGATAAAAAAATATTCCTTGTGGAAGGAGTAAAAGAATTTGAAATGGCTATCAAAGGGAATTTCTCCCCTATAGAAATATTTATTTGTAAAAAAATATTTAATCAGTATGATATTATTAAACCTTTTAATCATCTTGTAATTTTTATTAGTTTTAAAATATTTAAAAAATTAGCATATAGAAAAAATTCAGGTGGAATTATTTCTTTATTTAAAGAAAAAATTTTTAATAAAATAAAACATATAAAAATTCCTAAAAATCCTTTTATTTTAATATTAGATGGAATAGAAAAACCAGGGAATTTGGGATCTATATTACGTACAGCAGATGCAGTAGGAGTCCATTTGATTATATTGTGTAATATGAAAACATATATTTTTAACAAAAATGTGATTAGATGTAGTTTAGGAAGTGTTTTTACAAAAAAAATTTTTATAGAAGAAACAAATTCTATTATTTCTTGGCTTAAAGAAAAAAAAATAACAATTTTAGTTTTAGGATTTCATAAAAAATCTATACAATTATATAATACTAAAATTACTTCAAATTTAGCTATAGTTTTAGGATCAGAAAAAAAAGGGGCATCTAATATTTGGTTTAAAAATGCTGATAAAATAATTACTATTCCTATGTTTGGACAAATTGATTCTTTGAATGTAAGTAATGCATTATCTATTATACTATATGAGGGTATTAGACAAAGAAAATATACTACTACTTATTAG
- a CDS encoding deaminase — translation MSNGYNKTPSVFDNICEDTNGNTKWYVLHAEANAILKLTISYKSCEGAFLYITHFPCKECSKLIYQSKIKRVIYLHKDIINNDILNFFHQSKIIIYQINIFTQMAE, via the coding sequence ATATCTAATGGATATAATAAAACTCCTAGTGTATTTGATAATATATGTGAAGATACAAATGGAAATACTAAATGGTATGTTTTACATGCAGAAGCTAATGCTATTTTAAAATTGACTATTTCTTATAAATCTTGTGAAGGAGCTTTTTTATATATTACACATTTTCCATGTAAAGAATGTAGTAAATTAATTTATCAATCTAAGATTAAAAGAGTTATATATTTACATAAAGATATCATCAATAATGATATATTAAATTTTTTTCATCAATCAAAAATTATAATATATCAAATTAATATTTTTACCCAGATGGCGGAATAG
- the ureC gene encoding urease subunit alpha gives MKQINRESYASMYGPTKGDRIRLGDTSLWIEIEKDYTIYGDECVFGGGKVIRDGMGQHPLATSKNEGVLDLVLTNAIIIDYWGIIKADIGIKNGIIVGIGKAGNPYFMDGVNSNMYIGAGTEVISSENMIVTTGSVDSHVHYICPQLFEVALENGTTTIIGGGSGPTTGTIATNCTSGVWNIQRMLKSTDHIPINFIFLASGNSSNPDALVEQIQAGAGGLKIHEDWGSTPSVIDQCLKVSDKLDVQVNIHTDSLNESGYIEDTLKIFKNRTIHTYHTEGAGGGHTPDLLKVISFSNILPSSTSPTMPYTCNTIDEHLDMLMICHHLDSNLPEDISFAKSRIRSETISAEGILHDIGAISMTSSDSQAMGRIGEIVKRTWQTADKMKKQKGPLNKDSIKNDNFRVKRYISKYTINPSITHGISDYVGSIHIGKMADLVLWKPSFFGVKPELVIKSGMIVYASMGDPNATIPTPQPFMYRKMFGFFEPKLSSIFVSIHAINDGFIDKNEIKKKIKIVKGCRNLSKKDMILNDKTPDLRIDPKTYSVYIDGKKIQSNPSDVLPLSQRYFLF, from the coding sequence ATGAAACAAATTAATAGAGAATCTTATGCTAGTATGTATGGCCCTACTAAAGGAGATAGGATTCGTTTAGGAGATACATCTTTATGGATTGAAATTGAAAAAGATTACACTATTTATGGGGATGAATGTGTCTTTGGAGGAGGTAAAGTGATTAGAGATGGAATGGGACAACATCCATTGGCAACTAGTAAAAATGAAGGGGTATTAGATTTGGTTTTAACTAATGCTATTATTATTGATTATTGGGGAATTATAAAAGCAGATATTGGAATAAAAAATGGAATAATTGTTGGAATTGGAAAAGCAGGTAACCCCTATTTTATGGATGGGGTAAACTCAAATATGTATATTGGAGCTGGGACTGAAGTAATTTCTTCGGAAAATATGATTGTAACAACTGGAAGTGTAGATAGTCATGTTCATTATATATGTCCTCAATTATTTGAAGTGGCATTAGAAAATGGAACTACTACTATTATTGGAGGAGGATCAGGGCCTACGACAGGGACTATAGCGACTAATTGTACTTCTGGCGTTTGGAACATTCAAAGAATGTTAAAAAGTACGGATCATATTCCTATAAATTTTATTTTTCTTGCTAGTGGAAATAGTTCTAATCCTGACGCATTAGTAGAACAAATTCAAGCTGGAGCAGGTGGATTAAAAATTCATGAAGATTGGGGAAGTACTCCTTCTGTTATTGATCAATGTTTAAAAGTATCGGATAAATTAGATGTACAAGTGAATATTCATACCGATTCTTTAAATGAATCAGGTTATATAGAAGATACTTTAAAAATTTTTAAAAATAGAACCATTCATACTTATCATACAGAAGGAGCTGGGGGAGGACATACTCCTGATTTATTAAAAGTGATATCTTTTTCTAATATTTTACCTTCATCTACAAGTCCTACGATGCCTTATACTTGTAATACTATAGATGAACATTTAGATATGTTAATGATTTGTCATCATCTAGATTCCAATCTTCCAGAAGATATTTCATTTGCAAAATCACGTATTAGATCTGAAACAATTAGTGCAGAAGGAATTTTACATGATATAGGAGCTATTAGTATGACTAGTTCTGATTCTCAAGCTATGGGAAGAATTGGGGAAATCGTAAAACGTACTTGGCAAACTGCAGATAAAATGAAAAAACAAAAAGGTCCTTTAAATAAGGATTCTATTAAAAATGATAATTTTCGAGTAAAACGATATATTTCTAAATATACCATTAATCCTTCGATTACTCATGGTATTTCAGATTATGTTGGATCCATTCATATTGGAAAAATGGCAGATTTAGTTTTATGGAAACCATCTTTTTTTGGAGTAAAACCAGAATTAGTCATAAAAAGTGGAATGATTGTTTACGCTAGCATGGGAGATCCTAATGCGACTATTCCTACACCCCAACCATTTATGTATCGTAAAATGTTTGGATTTTTTGAACCAAAATTAAGCAGTATTTTTGTTTCCATTCATGCTATTAATGATGGATTTATCGATAAAAATGAAATAAAAAAGAAAATAAAGATAGTCAAAGGATGTAGAAATTTATCTAAAAAAGATATGATACTGAATGATAAAACTCCAGATCTAAGAATAGATCCAAAAACTTATAGTGTTTATATTGATGGAAAAAAAATACAATCTAATCCATCGGATGTTTTACCACTATCTCAAAGATATTTTTTATTTTAA
- a CDS encoding urease subunit gamma: protein MHLTSYEKEKLLLHMAGELAKKRLKRGLKLNYPESVAFITHYVMEGARDGKTVKELMYEAGNILHDDQVMDGVYEILHNVQIEATFPDGTKLVTIHHPIKKKIKNNQKNKMIPGQYKLLKEDIILLPERARIEIVVTNFGTRPIQVGSHFHFYETNMALNFNRNKTKGYRLDIPSGRSVRFEPGETKKITLVKIGGSKKVYGFSGKEHIKKI, encoded by the coding sequence ATGCATTTAACTTCTTATGAAAAGGAAAAACTTCTTCTTCACATGGCTGGAGAATTAGCTAAAAAACGTTTAAAAAGGGGATTAAAATTAAATTATCCTGAATCTGTAGCTTTTATTACTCATTATGTAATGGAAGGAGCACGTGATGGAAAAACAGTAAAAGAACTTATGTATGAAGCAGGAAATATTTTACATGATGATCAAGTAATGGATGGAGTATATGAAATACTTCATAATGTTCAAATAGAAGCTACTTTTCCTGATGGAACAAAATTAGTAACTATTCATCATCCTATTAAAAAAAAGATTAAAAATAATCAAAAAAATAAAATGATTCCAGGACAATATAAACTTCTTAAAGAGGATATTATTTTATTACCTGAACGGGCTAGGATTGAAATAGTTGTTACTAATTTTGGAACTCGTCCAATTCAAGTGGGATCTCATTTTCATTTTTATGAAACGAATATGGCTTTGAATTTTAATAGAAATAAAACAAAAGGATATAGATTAGACATACCTTCTGGGAGATCAGTACGTTTTGAACCAGGAGAAACAAAAAAAATAACATTAGTAAAAATAGGAGGGAGTAAAAAAGTTTATGGATTTTCAGGAAAAGAACATATAAAAAAAATATGA